One Gossypium hirsutum isolate 1008001.06 chromosome A11, Gossypium_hirsutum_v2.1, whole genome shotgun sequence genomic window carries:
- the LOC107922690 gene encoding probable serine/threonine-protein kinase WNK11 isoform X1 yields MMPAASTNMSDREGESFVEVDPTGRFGRYNDLLGAGAVKKVYRAFDQEEGIEVAWNQVKLTNFSEDPVLINRLQSEVQLLRTLKNKYIIVCYSVWRDREHNTLNFITEVCTSGNLRSYRKKHRHVSIKALKKWSKQVLEGLEHLHTHDPCIIHRDLNCSNIFINGNIGQVKIGDLGLAAIVGRSHCAHSIIGTPEYMAPELYEEDYTEMVDIYSFGMCLLEMVTMEIPYSECDSVAKIYKKVTSGVRPRALNTVPDPEVKAFIEKCIAQPRARPSASELLKDPFFSDLKDDEIESVST; encoded by the exons ATG ATGCCGGCTGCTAGCACAAATATGTCTGACCGAGAGGGAGAATCATTTGTTGAGGTTGATCCCACTGGTCGCTTTGGGCGCTATAATGATTTGCTTGGTGCGGGTGCAGTAAAGAAGGTTTACAGGGCATTTGATCAGGAGGAAGGTATAGAGGTGGCCTGGAATCAAGTGAAATTGACTAACTTCAGTGAAGACCCTGTGCTTATCAATAGGCTTCAATCCGAGGTACAGTTGCTGAGAACGTTGAAAAACAAGTATATCATTGTTTGCTACAGTGTCTGGAGGGATCGAGAACATAACACATTAAATTTTATCACTGAGGTCTGCACATCGGGAAACTTGAGATCTTACAGGAAAAAGCATCGCCACGTGTCCATTAAGGCCTTGAAGAAGTGGTCAAAGCAGGTACTTGAAGGATTGGAACATCTCCATACACATGACCCTTGCATTATTCACAGAGATCTAAATTGCAGCAACATCTTCATCAATGGGAACATTGGCCAA GTGAAAATTGGCGACCTGGGACTTGCGGCAATAGTTGGGAGAAGCCATTGTGCACATTCCATAATAGGGACACCGGAATATATGGCACCGGAGCTTTACGAGGAAGATTACACAGAGATGGTGGATATATACTCCTTTGGAATGTGCTTGCTTGAGATGGTGACAATGGAGATACCTTATAGCGAATGTGACAGTGTTGCCAAAATATACAAGAAGGTCACCTCTGGCGTGAGACCCCGAGCCTTGAACACAGTCCCAGATCCAGAAGTGAAGGCATTTATCGAGAAATGCATAGCCCAGCCAAGGGCAAGACCTTCAGCTTCTGAACTTCTCAAGGACCCCTTCTTTTCTGACCTCAAAGATGATGAGATAGAGTCAGTGTCCACTTGA
- the LOC121209792 gene encoding uncharacterized protein produces MLAFPTCRRCQSGAEIREHLFRECPSTKETWEQWVALMGSRLKINFDAAFNNHKKELCFGLVIRNEEARVICSKTVMNTNILFVFAAEAVACVQALNLGLQLGLREVETEGDSWSVVRKLQEKMNDRS; encoded by the exons ATGCTGGCTTTTCCTACTTGTCGACGGTGTCAATCTGGAGCAGAAATAAGGGAGCATCTGTTTCGTGAATGCCCTTCTACAAAGGAAACATGGGAGCA ATGGGTTGCGCTGATGGGATCGAGGTTGAAAATAAACTTTGACGCAGCTTTTAACAACCATAAAAAAGAGTTGTGCTTTGGGTTAGTGATTCGAAATGAGGAAGCAAGGGTCATTTGTTCAAAAACTGTAATGAACACGAACATATTGTTCGTCTTTGCAGCAGAAGCAGTGGCGTGTGTTCAGGCGTTGAATCTTGGGTTACAACTTGGTTTGAGAGAGGTGGAGACTGAGGGAGACTCTTGGTCGGTAGTTCGGAAGCTGCAAGAGAAGATGAATGACAGATCGTAG
- the LOC107922690 gene encoding probable serine/threonine-protein kinase WNK11 isoform X2: MPAASTNMSDREGESFVEVDPTGRFGRYNDLLGAGAVKKVYRAFDQEEGIEVAWNQVKLTNFSEDPVLINRLQSEVQLLRTLKNKYIIVCYSVWRDREHNTLNFITEVCTSGNLRSYRKKHRHVSIKALKKWSKQVLEGLEHLHTHDPCIIHRDLNCSNIFINGNIGQVKIGDLGLAAIVGRSHCAHSIIGTPEYMAPELYEEDYTEMVDIYSFGMCLLEMVTMEIPYSECDSVAKIYKKVTSGVRPRALNTVPDPEVKAFIEKCIAQPRARPSASELLKDPFFSDLKDDEIESVST, translated from the exons ATGCCGGCTGCTAGCACAAATATGTCTGACCGAGAGGGAGAATCATTTGTTGAGGTTGATCCCACTGGTCGCTTTGGGCGCTATAATGATTTGCTTGGTGCGGGTGCAGTAAAGAAGGTTTACAGGGCATTTGATCAGGAGGAAGGTATAGAGGTGGCCTGGAATCAAGTGAAATTGACTAACTTCAGTGAAGACCCTGTGCTTATCAATAGGCTTCAATCCGAGGTACAGTTGCTGAGAACGTTGAAAAACAAGTATATCATTGTTTGCTACAGTGTCTGGAGGGATCGAGAACATAACACATTAAATTTTATCACTGAGGTCTGCACATCGGGAAACTTGAGATCTTACAGGAAAAAGCATCGCCACGTGTCCATTAAGGCCTTGAAGAAGTGGTCAAAGCAGGTACTTGAAGGATTGGAACATCTCCATACACATGACCCTTGCATTATTCACAGAGATCTAAATTGCAGCAACATCTTCATCAATGGGAACATTGGCCAA GTGAAAATTGGCGACCTGGGACTTGCGGCAATAGTTGGGAGAAGCCATTGTGCACATTCCATAATAGGGACACCGGAATATATGGCACCGGAGCTTTACGAGGAAGATTACACAGAGATGGTGGATATATACTCCTTTGGAATGTGCTTGCTTGAGATGGTGACAATGGAGATACCTTATAGCGAATGTGACAGTGTTGCCAAAATATACAAGAAGGTCACCTCTGGCGTGAGACCCCGAGCCTTGAACACAGTCCCAGATCCAGAAGTGAAGGCATTTATCGAGAAATGCATAGCCCAGCCAAGGGCAAGACCTTCAGCTTCTGAACTTCTCAAGGACCCCTTCTTTTCTGACCTCAAAGATGATGAGATAGAGTCAGTGTCCACTTGA